In the Paenibacillus sp. FSL H7-0357 genome, one interval contains:
- the ahrC gene encoding transcriptional regulator AhrC/ArgR: MKGHRHIKIREIITQRDIETQDDLVEALRGAGFQVTQATVSRDIKELLLIKVPMDDGRYKYSLPTDQRYNPIQKLKRVLVDNFVHIDFSANLVVMKCLPGTANSVAALIDNIDWPQIMGTISGDDTILIICRQPEDSKDVISQIMGYIS; the protein is encoded by the coding sequence ATGAAGGGACACAGGCATATTAAGATACGTGAAATTATTACACAGAGGGATATTGAAACGCAGGATGATCTGGTAGAGGCACTGCGCGGCGCCGGTTTCCAGGTCACTCAGGCTACGGTATCGCGTGACATCAAGGAACTGCTGCTGATCAAGGTTCCCATGGATGACGGCAGATACAAATATTCTCTTCCGACCGACCAGCGCTACAACCCGATTCAGAAGCTGAAGCGCGTGCTGGTGGACAACTTTGTTCATATTGATTTCTCCGCCAACCTCGTGGTGATGAAATGTCTTCCGGGTACTGCCAATTCAGTAGCGGCTCTGATCGACAATATTGACTGGCCGCAAATTATGGGCACCATTTCCGGTGACGACACTATTCTGATTATTTGCCGTCAGCCGGAGGACAGCAAAGATGTTATTTCGCAAATTATGGGTTATATCTCTTAA
- a CDS encoding TlyA family RNA methyltransferase translates to MEHPKERIDVLLVEQGFYESREKAKAAIMAGLVLADEERIEKAGMKVSRGATLKVKGAVHPYVSRGGLKLEKALRQFGIELTGRIMLDIGASTGGFTDCALQNGASHVYAIDVGYNQLDWGLRNDERVSVMERTNFRYMTPPDLIGPVPDFASIDVSFISLKIILPPLKALVNRPADIAALIKPQFEAGREKVGKSGVVRDPAVHKEVLVNVLTMASGLGYRLEGLTFSPITGGEGNIEFLAHWKLLPEAVETASAADPGTSFAELADAVIKEAAATFTANTTGNSSKKR, encoded by the coding sequence ATGGAACACCCTAAAGAACGTATAGATGTACTGTTAGTTGAACAAGGCTTTTATGAAAGCCGCGAGAAGGCCAAGGCTGCCATTATGGCTGGCCTGGTGCTTGCGGATGAAGAACGGATCGAGAAGGCGGGCATGAAGGTATCGCGCGGTGCAACCCTGAAGGTTAAGGGAGCTGTGCATCCTTATGTCAGCCGCGGGGGACTGAAGCTGGAGAAGGCGCTCCGCCAGTTTGGAATCGAACTGACCGGGAGAATCATGCTGGATATTGGCGCTTCTACCGGAGGGTTCACCGATTGCGCGCTGCAGAATGGTGCAAGCCATGTCTATGCGATTGATGTCGGTTATAACCAGCTGGATTGGGGTCTGCGCAATGATGAGCGGGTCAGCGTGATGGAACGGACCAACTTCCGCTACATGACGCCACCTGATCTGATCGGGCCGGTGCCTGATTTTGCAAGCATAGATGTCTCTTTTATCTCGCTCAAAATCATTCTCCCGCCGCTCAAAGCGCTGGTTAACCGCCCTGCGGACATCGCCGCACTCATCAAGCCGCAGTTCGAGGCTGGCCGTGAAAAGGTAGGCAAATCAGGAGTGGTGCGTGATCCGGCCGTTCATAAAGAGGTGCTGGTGAATGTGCTGACCATGGCTTCAGGGCTGGGCTACCGGCTGGAAGGTCTGACATTCTCACCGATTACTGGCGGAGAAGGAAATATCGAATTTCTGGCCCATTGGAAGCTGCTGCCGGAAGCTGTGGAAACAGCATCGGCAGCGGACCCGGGGACTTCGTTTGCAGAGCTTGCTGATGCCGTAATTAAGGAAGCGGCGGCGACATTTACTGCCAATACCACTGGAAACTCATCGAAGAAACGATGA
- the dxs gene encoding 1-deoxy-D-xylulose-5-phosphate synthase codes for MLLPQINDPEQLKSLSTEELATLAEEIRRFLIEKLTVTGGHLGSNLGVVELTLALHYCYDSPRDKMIYDVGHQAYVHKILTGRQDRFDTLRKRDGLCGFVKRSESEHDVWEAGHSSTSLSAAMGMAMARDLKGEDNKVIAVIGDGALTGGMAFEALNHIGHEKRKLMVILNDNEMSIAPNVGAMHNYLSKIRSDRHYLRAKDEVERSLKKIPAIGGKLAKTVEKIKDSLKYMMVPGVLFEELGFTYLGPVDGHDLEKLIDTFHQADNVSGPVLVHVLTTKGKGYKPAETDYYKSHAISPYKIESGQSLKAVGNPMYTEVFGQTLIELGHEDKRLIAVTPAMPGGSGLFPFAKEFPDRMIDVGIAEQHAATLCAALAMEGMKPVFAVYSTFMQRAYDQIVHDICRHNANVMFAIDRAGFVGADGETHQGVYDIAFMRHIPNLVMMMPKDENELRHMMKTALEYNDGPIAYRYPRIDGTGVQLDAELRSLPIGSWERLRPGDDYAVLACGPMVQVAEEAAEILKREGIQVGVVNARFLKPLDNSMLLELAHAATSMVVLEEASQAGSLGSAVLEFYAEHEIYDARVHLMGVPDLFIEHGSIKEQRQETGLTVEALCARIKTMKALSKYTYKTTSTS; via the coding sequence GTGCTGCTTCCACAAATAAATGATCCGGAGCAACTTAAATCCTTGTCAACCGAGGAGCTGGCTACCCTTGCGGAGGAAATCCGCCGGTTTCTGATCGAGAAGCTTACTGTAACCGGCGGGCACCTCGGATCCAACCTGGGGGTAGTGGAGCTTACACTGGCTTTGCACTATTGCTATGACAGTCCCCGGGACAAAATGATATATGACGTAGGGCATCAGGCTTATGTGCATAAGATACTGACCGGCCGCCAGGACCGGTTTGATACGCTGCGCAAACGTGATGGGCTATGCGGCTTTGTAAAGCGTTCTGAAAGCGAGCATGACGTATGGGAAGCCGGGCACAGCAGCACCTCTTTGTCAGCTGCGATGGGCATGGCTATGGCCCGCGATTTGAAGGGCGAAGACAACAAGGTAATTGCTGTAATCGGCGATGGCGCGCTCACCGGCGGGATGGCTTTTGAAGCCTTGAACCATATCGGTCATGAGAAACGCAAGCTGATGGTCATACTGAACGACAACGAAATGTCCATTGCTCCCAACGTCGGGGCGATGCACAATTATTTGAGCAAAATCCGTTCCGACCGCCACTACCTGCGGGCCAAAGATGAAGTTGAAAGATCACTGAAGAAGATTCCGGCGATCGGCGGCAAGCTGGCCAAGACCGTTGAGAAGATCAAGGACAGTCTTAAATATATGATGGTTCCCGGAGTGCTGTTTGAAGAACTGGGCTTTACCTATCTTGGACCGGTAGACGGGCATGATCTGGAGAAGCTGATTGATACCTTCCATCAGGCGGATAATGTGTCAGGACCTGTTCTGGTGCATGTGCTGACCACTAAGGGCAAAGGTTATAAACCGGCTGAAACCGATTACTATAAATCGCATGCCATTTCTCCTTACAAGATTGAGTCCGGACAGTCCCTAAAGGCTGTGGGCAATCCGATGTACACTGAAGTATTCGGGCAGACACTGATTGAACTCGGTCATGAGGATAAACGCCTCATTGCCGTTACCCCGGCGATGCCTGGGGGTTCGGGTTTATTCCCGTTTGCCAAGGAGTTTCCGGATCGGATGATTGATGTCGGGATCGCCGAGCAGCATGCGGCGACACTCTGTGCGGCACTTGCAATGGAAGGCATGAAACCGGTATTTGCCGTGTATTCGACCTTTATGCAGCGGGCGTACGATCAGATCGTTCACGATATCTGCCGGCATAACGCCAACGTAATGTTCGCGATTGACCGCGCCGGCTTCGTCGGCGCTGACGGTGAGACGCATCAAGGGGTGTATGACATCGCCTTTATGCGCCATATTCCGAATCTGGTCATGATGATGCCGAAGGATGAGAATGAGCTGCGCCATATGATGAAGACGGCGCTGGAGTACAATGACGGTCCGATTGCCTACCGTTATCCGCGGATTGACGGAACCGGAGTTCAACTGGACGCCGAGCTGCGCAGCCTGCCTATCGGCTCTTGGGAGCGTCTGCGCCCGGGTGACGATTATGCGGTGCTTGCCTGCGGACCGATGGTCCAGGTTGCAGAGGAAGCGGCAGAGATTCTGAAGCGTGAAGGCATCCAGGTAGGTGTTGTGAATGCCCGGTTCCTGAAACCGCTCGACAACTCTATGCTGCTTGAGCTTGCCCATGCCGCAACCAGCATGGTAGTGCTGGAGGAAGCCAGCCAGGCCGGTTCTCTGGGCAGTGCTGTGCTTGAATTTTATGCCGAACATGAAATTTATGATGCCCGCGTTCACTTAATGGGTGTGCCGGATCTGTTTATTGAACACGGCTCGATTAAAGAGCAGCGCCAGGAGACGGGACTTACCGTGGAAGCGCTGTGCGCACGCATTAAGACAATGAAGGCTTTAAGCAAATATACTTACAAGACGACTTCTACTTCCTGA
- a CDS encoding polyprenyl synthetase family protein produces the protein MSRFEHDLETGTAGKAQQPPLKDYIAEVCELVGAEMERTLPAAWTVPVHLKEAMDYSLQAGGKRLRPLLVIAACEALGGSREAALPVAAAIEMVHTYSLIHDDLPAMDNDDYRRGKLTNHKVFGEATAILAGDALLTHAFYSVVQASRRHGIPAEQVLSIVEDLAEMAGPRGMVGGQVADMEGEQGLTDLKQLQYIHLHKTGDLIVFSLLAGGRIAGADKKQLEALREFGTHIGLAFQVQDDILDLVGDEGKLGKKTGSDIKQQKVTYPYFIGLESSREEVKRLTDAARSAVLEGGFADNTRLLEIAGYLMARDH, from the coding sequence ATGAGCCGCTTTGAGCATGACTTGGAGACAGGCACTGCCGGTAAGGCCCAGCAACCGCCGCTGAAGGATTACATTGCCGAAGTCTGCGAACTGGTTGGAGCTGAGATGGAGCGGACGCTTCCGGCAGCCTGGACGGTCCCCGTCCATTTGAAGGAAGCGATGGACTATTCGCTGCAGGCCGGAGGCAAGCGCCTCCGCCCGCTGCTCGTCATCGCTGCCTGTGAAGCGCTGGGAGGCAGCCGCGAGGCGGCTCTGCCGGTAGCAGCGGCCATTGAGATGGTGCATACGTATTCGCTGATTCACGACGATTTGCCCGCCATGGATAATGATGATTACCGGCGCGGCAAATTGACGAATCACAAAGTATTCGGTGAAGCGACGGCAATTTTGGCCGGCGATGCGCTTTTGACGCATGCGTTCTACAGCGTGGTACAGGCTTCCCGCCGCCATGGCATTCCTGCGGAGCAGGTGCTGTCCATCGTAGAGGACCTGGCCGAAATGGCCGGTCCCCGCGGCATGGTCGGCGGCCAGGTTGCCGATATGGAGGGTGAGCAGGGGCTGACCGATCTGAAACAGCTGCAGTACATCCATCTTCATAAGACTGGCGATCTTATCGTTTTCTCGCTGCTGGCGGGCGGACGGATCGCCGGAGCCGATAAGAAGCAGCTGGAGGCGCTCCGTGAGTTCGGCACCCATATCGGTCTGGCTTTTCAGGTGCAGGATGATATTCTGGATCTGGTCGGCGACGAAGGCAAACTCGGCAAAAAAACAGGCAGCGACATCAAGCAGCAAAAGGTGACCTACCCGTATTTCATCGGGCTGGAATCCTCGCGCGAAGAGGTGAAACGCCTAACGGACGCTGCCCGGAGCGCGGTGCTTGAGGGCGGATTTGCCGACAATACACGGCTGCTTGAAATCGCGGGGTATTTAATGGCTCGCGATCATTAG
- the xseB gene encoding exodeoxyribonuclease VII small subunit, which produces MTKEAELDFEGAMERLEEIVRELEHGDVPLEKAIDLFQQGMKLSQLCGSKLEQVERKIEMITLEDGELRKKPFGARLEGDADEPL; this is translated from the coding sequence ATGACGAAGGAAGCGGAACTGGATTTTGAAGGAGCTATGGAGCGGCTGGAGGAAATCGTACGTGAGCTTGAGCACGGCGACGTTCCCCTGGAGAAAGCTATAGATTTATTTCAGCAGGGCATGAAGCTCTCGCAGCTGTGCGGCAGCAAGCTGGAACAAGTGGAACGCAAGATTGAGATGATTACCCTGGAGGATGGGGAGCTGCGCAAAAAACCGTTCGGTGCCCGCCTGGAAGGGGATGCCGATGAGCCGCTTTGA
- the xseA gene encoding exodeoxyribonuclease VII large subunit: protein MAAERQVYSIKDLNRYIRMKLDSDNLLSDVWIRGEISNFTHHGSGHMYFTLKDESSRIKAIMFASHNQRLPFVPKEGTKVIARGNVTVYERDGQYQFYATHMQPDGIGSLYMAYEQLKRKLEQEGLFAAARKRPLPRFPRCIGVVTSPTGAAVRDIVITLQRRFPQVAIVLYPVLVQGKGAGPSIVKAIETLNDMGEADVLIVGRGGGSLEELWAFNEEAVARAIAASSIPVISAVGHETDFTIADFAADLRAATPTAAAELAVPSAAELAAQLRTAEQRLRQGLLRRSQRGGERLASLQRSLALVGPRRQLAQHAQRLDMLRTALTRAAETRNRRARERQAVLHHSLQRFHPLGSVSAARQQAESMTRQLAGAMQARLQDKRSRYVSELRHLDALSPLKVMSRGYSLVYDEQEQHLIKSLKEVELGDVVNIKLSDGQLSCQVWGMKEDGKDDDEGSGTGF, encoded by the coding sequence ATGGCGGCAGAACGGCAAGTCTACTCGATAAAGGATCTTAACCGTTACATCCGCATGAAGCTCGATTCCGACAACCTGCTGTCCGATGTGTGGATTCGCGGAGAAATCTCGAATTTCACCCATCACGGCAGCGGACATATGTATTTCACGCTGAAGGATGAGAGCAGCCGGATCAAGGCGATAATGTTCGCTTCGCATAACCAGCGCCTGCCCTTTGTCCCGAAGGAAGGCACCAAGGTTATTGCCAGAGGCAATGTAACCGTGTATGAACGGGACGGGCAGTATCAGTTCTATGCTACGCATATGCAGCCTGACGGGATCGGCAGTCTGTACATGGCTTACGAGCAGCTCAAGCGCAAGCTGGAGCAGGAGGGGCTGTTCGCGGCAGCGCGCAAACGGCCGCTGCCGCGGTTCCCGCGCTGTATCGGGGTCGTGACTTCTCCTACAGGCGCGGCGGTCAGGGATATTGTGATTACGCTGCAGCGGCGTTTTCCGCAGGTGGCAATTGTGCTCTATCCCGTGCTTGTCCAGGGCAAAGGTGCAGGCCCTTCCATTGTGAAGGCCATCGAAACCTTAAATGACATGGGAGAGGCTGACGTGCTGATCGTCGGCCGGGGCGGCGGCTCACTGGAGGAGCTATGGGCCTTCAACGAAGAAGCTGTCGCCCGGGCTATCGCGGCGTCAAGCATTCCGGTCATCTCGGCCGTCGGCCACGAGACCGACTTTACGATCGCCGATTTCGCCGCCGATCTGCGGGCGGCGACGCCTACGGCCGCCGCAGAGCTGGCCGTGCCGAGTGCGGCCGAACTGGCCGCGCAGCTGCGCACGGCAGAGCAGCGGCTGCGCCAGGGCCTGCTGCGCCGCTCCCAGCGCGGCGGCGAGCGCCTGGCTTCGCTGCAGCGCTCGCTGGCGCTGGTCGGCCCGCGCCGCCAGCTGGCCCAGCACGCGCAGCGGCTGGATATGCTCCGCACGGCGCTCACGCGCGCAGCGGAGACCCGGAACCGCCGTGCGCGTGAGCGCCAGGCGGTGCTGCACCACAGCCTGCAGCGGTTCCATCCGCTGGGCAGTGTCAGCGCTGCCCGCCAGCAGGCGGAGAGCATGACCCGCCAGCTGGCGGGGGCCATGCAGGCGCGCCTGCAGGACAAGCGCTCGCGGTATGTGTCCGAGCTGCGCCATCTGGATGCGCTCAGCCCGCTCAAGGTTATGTCGCGGGGCTACAGCCTCGTCTACGACGAACAGGAACAGCATTTAATCAAATCGCTTAAGGAAGTCGAGCTTGGCGATGTGGTGAATATAAAGCTCAGTGACGGACAGCTAAGCTGCCAGGTATGGGGAATGAAGGAGGATGGCAAAGACGATGACGAAGGAAGCGGAACTGGATTTTGA
- the folD gene encoding bifunctional methylenetetrahydrofolate dehydrogenase/methenyltetrahydrofolate cyclohydrolase FolD, whose product MTAAIISGKQVSDEIRIDIAREVTGLAERGVKPGLAVVLVGEDAASQVYVRNKEKSSTQLGFHSEVHRLDASTSEEELLKLVAELNSRDDIDGILVQLPLPKHIEEKAVIDAISVEKDVDGFHPINVGNLVIGDDSLLPCTPAGVIELIKRTGTELSGKHAVVIGRSNIVGKPVSLLLQRENATVTMCHSRTANIAELSRQADILVVAIGRANFIDGSYVKPGAVVIDVGMNRLDNGKLAGDVDYESAKEVAGYITPVPGGVGPMTITMLMSNTLIAAKRRRGLE is encoded by the coding sequence ATGACAGCAGCAATCATCAGCGGTAAACAGGTATCCGACGAAATTCGTATCGACATTGCCCGGGAGGTTACCGGACTGGCCGAACGCGGCGTGAAGCCCGGTCTTGCTGTCGTTCTTGTCGGTGAAGATGCGGCTTCTCAGGTGTATGTCCGCAATAAAGAGAAATCCAGCACCCAGCTTGGCTTCCATTCGGAAGTCCACAGGCTGGATGCCTCCACTTCCGAGGAAGAGCTTCTGAAGCTGGTGGCAGAGCTGAACAGCCGTGATGATATTGACGGAATTCTGGTTCAGCTGCCGCTTCCGAAGCATATTGAGGAGAAGGCGGTCATTGACGCCATTTCCGTGGAGAAAGATGTTGACGGCTTCCATCCTATCAATGTCGGCAATTTGGTCATCGGCGATGACAGTCTGCTTCCTTGTACGCCTGCCGGAGTCATCGAGCTGATTAAACGTACCGGCACTGAATTGTCAGGCAAACATGCTGTAGTCATCGGGCGCAGCAATATCGTCGGCAAACCGGTCTCACTGCTGCTGCAGCGTGAGAACGCAACGGTAACAATGTGCCATTCGCGCACCGCGAACATCGCTGAGCTTAGCCGCCAGGCAGACATTTTGGTGGTAGCCATCGGCCGGGCCAACTTTATTGACGGATCTTATGTCAAGCCCGGTGCGGTTGTGATTGACGTCGGGATGAACCGTCTGGATAACGGCAAGCTTGCCGGTGATGTCGATTATGAGAGCGCCAAGGAAGTTGCCGGATACATTACACCAGTACCGGGTGGAGTGGGGCCAATGACAATCACCATGCTGATGAGCAACACGCTGATAGCGGCCAAACGCCGCCGCGGCCTGGAATAG
- the nusB gene encoding transcription antitermination factor NusB, producing the protein MKRRLAREIIVQSLYQMEMNDVDSAEAVEMLIEEASEENETERVITDEIELKAYVVMHVNGVWEHKVAIDDMLEHYLKGWQMSRLSRVDRQILRLATFEMVFANDVPAKVAVNEAIDLAKHFGTDDSGKFVNGVLGKMIQEIDTLKADL; encoded by the coding sequence ATGAAAAGACGTTTAGCGAGAGAGATTATTGTCCAAAGCCTGTACCAGATGGAAATGAATGACGTAGACAGTGCGGAAGCCGTGGAGATGCTGATTGAGGAAGCTTCGGAAGAGAATGAGACTGAACGTGTCATCACAGACGAAATTGAATTGAAGGCGTATGTCGTTATGCACGTGAATGGCGTATGGGAGCATAAGGTTGCGATCGACGATATGCTTGAGCATTATCTTAAAGGCTGGCAGATGAGCCGCCTGTCGCGGGTGGACCGGCAGATTCTGCGCCTGGCCACGTTCGAAATGGTATTTGCCAATGATGTGCCGGCTAAGGTTGCCGTCAATGAGGCGATTGATCTGGCTAAGCACTTCGGTACGGACGATTCCGGCAAGTTCGTCAATGGCGTACTCGGCAAGATGATTCAGGAGATTGATACGCTCAAAGCAGACCTTTAA
- a CDS encoding DUF2273 domain-containing protein — MFWREVWESHGGRIAGVTFGIVLGLIYLISGFWDMLFFALVVFIGYTFGKRKDTAQGPLFQWQELVARLSGRWRPFK, encoded by the coding sequence ATGTTCTGGAGAGAAGTATGGGAAAGTCACGGGGGTAGAATTGCCGGAGTCACCTTCGGCATCGTTCTCGGATTGATTTATTTGATTAGCGGTTTTTGGGATATGCTGTTCTTTGCACTGGTAGTGTTCATCGGATATACGTTCGGCAAAAGAAAGGATACCGCACAGGGTCCCCTGTTTCAGTGGCAGGAACTCGTAGCGCGGCTGTCCGGACGCTGGCGTCCCTTCAAGTGA
- the amaP gene encoding alkaline shock response membrane anchor protein AmaP: MAKILDRLLLFLYSLSIGILSVIAILLLSGAIPDTLEIPDDPAAYITVIAVAVILFLLSIRFFYISLRRDRASMPSVDQRTEYGDIQISIETIENLSLKAAGKVKGIRDLKSRIRVSQAGLEIMIRAVVDGEHSLPLLTTEVQRQVHEFVQETTGIPVADVSVYIANLTQSPSFKSRVE; this comes from the coding sequence GTGGCAAAAATTTTGGACAGACTTCTGCTGTTTCTGTACAGCTTAAGTATCGGAATATTATCAGTAATTGCCATCCTCCTCTTAAGCGGCGCTATTCCGGATACGCTGGAGATTCCAGATGACCCTGCAGCGTATATAACCGTAATTGCCGTGGCTGTTATCCTGTTCTTGCTCAGCATCCGTTTCTTCTACATTTCTTTGCGCCGGGACCGCGCCTCGATGCCTTCGGTGGATCAGCGCACGGAGTATGGGGATATTCAGATCTCTATAGAGACCATTGAGAATCTGAGCCTCAAGGCTGCCGGTAAAGTAAAAGGGATCAGGGATTTGAAATCGCGCATTCGCGTTTCACAGGCCGGTCTTGAAATTATGATCCGTGCAGTGGTGGACGGCGAGCATTCCCTTCCGCTGCTTACAACAGAAGTGCAGCGCCAGGTGCATGAATTCGTGCAGGAAACGACCGGGATTCCGGTTGCTGACGTTTCTGTATATATTGCCAACCTTACTCAGTCTCCAAGCTTCAAAAGTCGAGTGGAATAG
- a CDS encoding Asp23/Gls24 family envelope stress response protein: MSTLPTEFERTEIGEIQIAPEVIEVIAGLATVEVKGVAGMSGGFAGGIVELLGRKNLSKGVKVEVGQREAAVDVSVIIEYGNRLPEVAAEIQRNVKRSIETMTGLTVVEVNVHIHDVQFRNNNTADKSEDTDAVLRVK, encoded by the coding sequence ATGAGTACATTGCCGACAGAATTCGAACGTACGGAGATCGGTGAGATCCAGATCGCTCCTGAAGTGATCGAGGTTATCGCAGGTTTGGCAACCGTAGAAGTTAAAGGTGTGGCTGGCATGAGCGGCGGCTTTGCCGGAGGAATCGTGGAGCTTCTCGGACGCAAGAACCTGTCCAAGGGCGTTAAGGTAGAGGTTGGCCAACGTGAGGCGGCTGTAGATGTGTCCGTCATTATTGAGTACGGCAACCGTCTCCCTGAAGTGGCTGCAGAAATTCAGCGCAACGTGAAACGTTCCATTGAGACAATGACAGGTCTGACCGTTGTGGAAGTGAATGTGCATATTCATGATGTGCAGTTCAGAAACAACAACACTGCAGACAAGAGTGAAGATACAGATGCGGTTCTCCGCGTGAAATAA
- the accC gene encoding acetyl-CoA carboxylase biotin carboxylase subunit: MNIQKVLIANRGEIAVRIIRACRELGISTVAVYSEPDRDSLHVRLADEAYCIGPMLSKDSYLNFTNIMSVATLTECDAIHPGYGFLAENADFAEICGSCNITFIGPSPDAITRMGDKAVAKETMKLAGVPIIPGSDGLVGDVEEAIMLGRDIGYPIIVKATAGGGGKGIRIAEDEESLVKQITAAQQEAQKAFGNAGVYLEKFLTGMKHVEIQIIADNHGNVVHLGERDCSVQRRRQKLVEEAPCSVLTPEIREAMGQAAVRAALAVNYSGAGTLEFLLGPDGQFYFMEMNTRIQVEHPVTEMVTGVDLIKEMISVAEGNPLSFTQEDIVINGWSIECRINAEDPERNFMPSPGKIGFYLPPGGLGVRVDSAAYPGYTISPFYDSMIAKLIVWAPTRQEAIAKMKRALAEFAVEGIHTTIPFHQKLLEHPVFLDGNFDIKFLEEYEI; encoded by the coding sequence ATGAACATTCAAAAAGTGTTGATTGCCAACCGCGGCGAAATCGCGGTCCGCATTATCAGGGCCTGCCGTGAACTGGGCATTTCCACCGTGGCGGTCTATTCGGAGCCTGACCGGGATTCACTGCATGTCCGGCTGGCTGACGAAGCTTACTGCATCGGCCCGATGCTGTCGAAGGATAGTTATCTGAATTTTACAAATATTATGAGTGTAGCCACGCTTACTGAATGCGATGCCATTCATCCCGGCTACGGTTTTTTGGCTGAGAATGCCGATTTCGCAGAAATCTGCGGATCCTGCAATATAACCTTCATCGGACCGTCCCCCGACGCGATTACGCGTATGGGCGACAAGGCTGTAGCCAAGGAAACGATGAAGCTGGCTGGCGTGCCGATCATTCCCGGCTCTGACGGGCTGGTGGGCGATGTGGAGGAGGCTATTATGCTGGGCCGCGATATCGGATATCCGATTATCGTAAAGGCTACCGCAGGCGGCGGAGGCAAGGGCATCCGCATTGCCGAGGATGAGGAATCACTCGTGAAGCAGATTACCGCCGCACAGCAGGAAGCACAGAAGGCTTTCGGCAATGCAGGCGTGTACCTGGAGAAATTCCTGACCGGCATGAAGCATGTGGAGATTCAGATCATTGCCGATAACCACGGCAATGTTGTCCATCTAGGCGAACGGGATTGCTCCGTGCAGCGCCGCCGCCAGAAACTGGTGGAGGAAGCTCCATGCTCCGTACTTACGCCGGAGATCCGCGAAGCTATGGGCCAAGCAGCAGTGCGGGCCGCACTGGCGGTCAATTACTCGGGAGCGGGTACACTGGAGTTTCTGCTGGGTCCGGACGGACAGTTTTATTTCATGGAGATGAATACACGGATTCAGGTTGAGCATCCGGTAACGGAGATGGTTACGGGTGTTGACCTGATCAAGGAAATGATTTCTGTGGCTGAAGGGAATCCGCTGTCCTTTACACAGGAAGATATCGTGATTAACGGCTGGTCCATTGAATGCCGTATTAATGCAGAGGATCCGGAGCGTAACTTCATGCCTTCACCGGGCAAGATTGGCTTTTATCTGCCTCCGGGCGGACTGGGTGTACGTGTAGACAGCGCAGCTTATCCGGGATATACAATCTCACCTTTCTACGACTCGATGATTGCCAAATTGATTGTCTGGGCGCCTACGCGCCAGGAAGCGATTGCGAAGATGAAGCGTGCGCTTGCTGAATTTGCCGTGGAAGGCATACATACTACAATTCCTTTCCATCAGAAGCTGCTGGAGCACCCGGTATTTCTGGACGGCAATTTCGATATCAAATTCCTCGAAGAGTATGAAATTTAG
- the accB gene encoding acetyl-CoA carboxylase biotin carboxyl carrier protein, whose protein sequence is MFKLSEIKELIKLLDQTSSVHELEIESEGMKLAIRKPDRPEADGTAIQATPYGYPFTQAPQPQSPQQVAPTAVYEIPAAQQPPSSPAEGALHKIVSPMVGTFYSAASPETPSFVNVGDRVSEKSTVCIIEAMKLMNELEAEVRGEIVSVLAENGQLVEYGQPLFLVKPE, encoded by the coding sequence ATGTTCAAGTTAAGCGAAATTAAGGAATTGATTAAATTGTTGGACCAGACCTCCTCCGTACACGAGTTGGAGATTGAAAGCGAAGGAATGAAGCTGGCTATTCGAAAACCGGATCGCCCTGAAGCTGATGGAACAGCAATACAGGCGACTCCTTATGGCTATCCCTTTACGCAAGCACCGCAGCCGCAAAGTCCGCAGCAAGTTGCACCTACGGCCGTTTATGAGATCCCTGCTGCACAGCAGCCGCCATCTTCACCCGCTGAAGGCGCATTACATAAAATTGTCTCACCGATGGTAGGGACTTTCTATAGTGCCGCTTCACCGGAAACCCCGTCTTTTGTTAATGTCGGCGACCGGGTCAGCGAGAAATCAACGGTCTGCATTATTGAAGCGATGAAGCTGATGAATGAGCTGGAGGCTGAAGTGCGCGGAGAGATCGTCTCCGTCCTTGCCGAGAACGGCCAGCTTGTGGAATACGGCCAGCCGCTGTTTCTGGTGAAACCGGAATAA